One window of the Podospora pseudocomata strain CBS 415.72m chromosome 7, whole genome shotgun sequence genome contains the following:
- the CWC21 gene encoding RNA-splicing factor (COG:A; EggNog:ENOG503P7G6), with protein sequence MSDNVGLSTPRGSGTSGYVQRNLAHPHHHQSSRLNPYSRPPPPTSSLQTQRKPDQGLLDHDRKRQIEVKVFALRDELEEAGELTEEQIDEKCDELREKLKKEAEKGGGTGVGPRRNIKSFQVHELADAKMKESERLRQALRISKDYEEGGHWRRQEERKRGGMGEGVVRQEEEAVRDRAPPRERERRKERGGEREREDSRERYRERSPSGERYRERSGSRERYRERSVSRDRYRERSVSQEIPKGRDGGRDRYRERSISRDRYPERRGGSDRDDFDDEDRGDRC encoded by the coding sequence ATGTCCGACAACGTAGGCCTCTCCACTCCCCGCGGCTCAGGCACATCAGGCTACGTCCAGCGCAACCtcgcccacccccaccaccaccaatcctCCCGCCTCAACCCCTactcccgcccccctcccccaacttcctccctccaaacccaacgCAAACCCGACCAAGGCCTCCTCGACCACGACCGCAAACGACAGATTGAAGTCAAGGTCTTTGCTCTCCGCGacgaacttgaagaagcaggGGAATTGACAGAGGAGCAAATCGACGAGAAATGTGACGAGCTAAGAGAGAAACTGAAGAAAGAGGCggagaagggaggggggactggggtagggccgaggaggaataTCAAGAGTTTTCAGGTTCATGAATTGGCAGAtgccaagatgaaggagagtGAACGGTTGAGGCAGGCGTTGAGAATTAGTAAGGAttatgaggagggggggcattggaggaggcaggaggagaggaagagagggggtatgggtgagggggtggtgagacaggaggaggaggctgtgaGAGATAGGGCTccgccgagggagagggagaggaggaaggagaggggtggtgagagggaaagggaggataGTCGGGAGAGGTACCGGGAGAGGAGCCCGAGTGGAGAGCGGTATAGGGAGCGGAGTGGTAGTCGGGAGAGGTATAGAGAGAGGAGTGTTAGCCGGGACAGGTATAGGGAGCGGAGTGTCAGTCAGGAGATACCGAAAGGGCGGGATGGTGGCCGGGATAGGTACAGGGAGCGGAGCATTAGTCGGGACAGGTACCCAGAGAGGAGAGGCGGAAGCGATCGGGACgattttgatgatgaggaccgTGGGGATAGGTGTTGA
- a CDS encoding hypothetical protein (BUSCO:EOG09264WF4; COG:S; EggNog:ENOG503NV5R) has product MPAIEGKPAQPVANQDDEIIFPPVTREHILHCSYDYWFPKYRTSCIRSEIIPLTPDFVSYIHEDGIVLADDPSSDPNQEQDEDDDWEPTNPSSDFPPPPRDPRDESGSEEDDDDEPTTARLPPNQRFPELHQKIESTIAQLGGSVAPKLNWSSPRDATWISRHPNTIKCTSANDIYILLKSSSFISHDLDHAFDDCAPTTTSQSLPPFQPVLVLRSYFNILPSLEFRCFVKDRNLVAITQRDPNYYPFLRSLRPHIVSRIRELFTKRLKFTFPEADFSFDVYIPEASYDDEVNRLGRARLIDINPWAPRTDTILFGWDELLEINVKRPVIGGPMSTQEQDGSEVESESDDEDGEEEDRPELRLVEKDDPAAYNFSSPAFSAHKLPKDVVDASQAGEGGGMRELAETLREFERGRREGVQQGGQGRVEEVTDEPREQAGGSV; this is encoded by the exons ATGCCCGCCATCGAAGGAAAGCCGGCGCAACCGGTCGCAAACCAGGATGACGAAATCATCTTCCCTCCTGTCACCAGGGAACACATCCTTCACTGTTCTTACGATTACTGGTTCCCAAA ATATCGCACATCCTGTATCCGTTCCGAAatcatccccctcacccccgacTTCGTCTCCTACATCCACGAAGACGGCATAGTCCTAGCcgacgacccctcctccgaTCCCAACCAGGAgcaagacgaagacgacgactgggaaccaaccaacccctcctccgacttcccaccacccccccgcgACCCCCGCGATGAATCCGGCTccgaagaagacgacgatgacgaacccaccaccgcccgcctTCCCCCAAACCAACGCTTCCCCGAACTCCACCAGAAAATCGAGAGCACCATCGCCCAACTCGGCGGCTCCGTAGCCCCCAAGCTCAACTGGTCCTCCCCACGAGATGCCACTTGGATCTCCCGGCACCCCAACACAATAAAGTGCACCTCGGCCAACGACATTTACATCCTCCTCAAGTCCTCCTCTTTCATCTCGCACGACCTCGACCACGCCTTTGACGACTGCGCCCCTACTACCACCTCCCAGTCATTGCCACCATTTCAGCCCGTCTTGGTTCTGAGGAGTTACTTCAACATTTTGCCGTCGTTGGAATTCAGGTGTTTTGTCAAGGACAGAAACCTGGTGGCTATCACGCAGCGCGACCCGAACTACTACCCCTTTTTGAGGAGTCTGCGGCCGCATATTGTGTCTCGAATCAGGGAGTTGTTTACAAAGAGGTTGAAGTTTACGTTTCCGGAGGCGGACTTTTCGTTTGATGTTTATATTCCTGAGGCGTCCTACGATGATGAGGTCAATCGCTTAGGGAGGGCCAGGCTGATTGATATTAACCCCTGGGCTCCAAGGACGGATACTATTCTTTTTGGGTGGGATGAGTTGCTTGAGATTAATGTTAAAAGGCCGGTTATTGGGGGGCCGATGTCGACGCAGGAGCAGGATGGGAGTGAGGTGGAGAGTgaaagtgatgatgaggatggtgaggaggaggataggccggagttgaggttggtggagaaggatgATCCGGCCGCGTATAACTTCTCGAGCCCGGCGTTTTCGGCGCATAAGTTGCCGaaggatgtggtggatgCTAGtcaggctggggaggggggggggatgagggagttGGCGGAGACTTTGAGGGAGTTtgagaggggaaggagggagggggttcaGCAGGGAGGgcaggggagggtggaggaggtgacggACGAGCCGCGGGAGCAAGCAGGCGGGTCGGTGTAA
- a CDS encoding hypothetical protein (EggNog:ENOG503NZM7; CAZy:GH16; COG:G): MAFLAGVLTLLLTTATILTTRHHHTIPLSSTLSLLILTPLALADCECGYLSTIGELLPNSHAPSHQQHHALFTDLIESDFTKLVPEGEGEATISANTDWVRQAFNLSDQRARGKYGEMFAVENVDAAGKEEEDRGLKLVVRGSVIEDMVPVAEIDTRRLDMYWGTFRASMKMTKERGTCSAFFWYFNDTQEIDMEFLSKDFDKSNNSYPVNLVLQSREAVLNGYDSAATSNFVKAYLPFDPTEGFHEYRIDYLPGRVYFYVDGGLLGKIEGEAVPSSAGHLILQHWSNGNGLWSGGPPGRDAGLVVRYVKAYFNSSREERQRDWENRCRYPGVEGAVCMVPDVLPTNGTAGEWFFMERGNMTNNQTVWRSEGGRGEGRKRLSGWVVLGVVVWFML; the protein is encoded by the exons ATGGCCTTTCTCGCAGGGGTCCTCACCCTCCTACTAACAACCGcaaccatcctcaccacgcgccaccaccacaccattcCCCTCTCATCAACGCTATCACTTCTAATTCTCACCCCCCTAGCCCTAGCAGACTGCGAATGCGGCTACCTCTCCACCATAGGCGagctcctccccaactcccacgccccttctcatcaacaacaccatgcccTCTTTACCGACCTCATCGAGTCCGACTTCACAAAATTAGTccccgagggcgagggagaagccACCATATCAGCCAACACGGACTGGGTTCGTCAAGCATTCAACCTGAGCGATCAAAGGGCAAGGGGAAAATACGGGGAGATGTTTGCCGTGGAGAATGTGGACGCTGCCgggaaagaggaggaggatagagggctgaagttggtggtgagggggagtgTGATAGAGGATATGGTGCCTGTGGCAGAGATTGAtacgaggaggttggacaTGTACTGGGGCACGTTTAGGGCTTCGATGAAAATGacgaaggagagggggactTGTTCGGCCTTTTTTTGG TATTTCAACGACACGCAAGAAATCGACATGGAGTTTTTGTCCAAGGACTTTGACAAGAGCAACAATAGCTATCCGGTTAATCTGGTTTTGCAGTCGAGGGAGGCGGTGTTGAATGGGTATGATTCTGCGGCGACGTCGAACTTTGTCAAGGCTTATTTACCGTTTGATCCGACGGAAGGGTTTCATGAGTATAGGATTGATTATTTGCCTGGGAGGGTATATTTTTatgtggatggggggttgttagGGAAGattgagggggaggcggtgccGAGCTCGGCGGGGCATTTGATTTTGCAGCATTGGAGTAATGGGAATGGGTTGTGGAGTGGGGGGCCGCCGGGGAGGGatgctgggttggtggtgagataTGTCAAGGCGTATTTTAATAgttcgagggaggagaggcagagggatTGGGAGAATAGGTGTAGGTATcctggggtggagggggcggttTGTATGGTGCCGGATGTGTTGCCCACTAATGGGACGGCGGGGGAGTGGTTTTTTATGGAGAGGGGGAACATGACTAATAATCAGACTGTCTGGAGGagtgaaggggggaggggggaggggaggaaaaggctgTCAGGGTGGGTAGtgttgggagtggtggtttggtttATGCTTTAG
- a CDS encoding hypothetical protein (EggNog:ENOG503NW8F; COG:S) — protein sequence MPGASVAVMPSTATSTPASRKTSIAPERKYKCQFCNRAFSRSEHRSRHERSHTKERPFKCQKCRSTFVRRDLLLRHDRTVHAKDGGVPLHSDGKRRGGPKAARTVSGSSKSALAIDTSALSEQIEASSDGIFDVETAAMLVADIQHKARAAARANSEFGASPSSMTFPSNGSSMLEPTYTNAPLALHQWDGFVPQDPKAHSITSNGSMSFDAQNPNQLLGGQHGNGLAPNMQAMINSLPPSAAGTPAPQSPFVQQRADSPADGAQSSTFKAPMINSDEERNVILDNIRGNDSEHAIPEGFRVPSLSSLNRYLATYFGLFHHHLPFLHPASFEPTQVSPALLLAVLSIGALYAFDQEQAYVLHIGSKVLVNQFLQNKENFSSRKCPLWTMQSSLLNMIFASWSGDAKGLEWACSIKGLLANMVAGNRYELKLRQEARGGRPPTRAEWVEDEGCRRTYYAVYIFFGLLTLTYNHTPAISFNEFEDLQLPSTEALWNLKVSEDAWQDHLRASPSVTIMKAHADLFQGEALKYSAFATRVMINALFLEVWYHKRSPEALQDVLTEYKLRIALETWEKSLDLCEPETVAVPLSAPHKGHPLIFNAKAMFRNARARLEVDLKGVQEALRYHESYEVAAAMANARDRVKRSSEMIKVIQECYDCIETAVRQGVRWVARTSPTNWSIEHPLCGMDLIIILSLWLYRLEHDEEQATEEELVMYNKIRELLGKDLDDRYVPQLSSLVARLWGSMLDEVVVWGITRLMGESFRLHSQALVGYVDDIAASSNVSTPSMTSQGADEDSVY from the exons ATGCCAGGCGCGAGCGTGGCAGTCATGCCATCAACGGCCACATCTACGCCGGCCTCCCGGAAGACGTCAATTGCGCCAGAAAGAAAGTACAAATGCCAGTTCTGCAACCGAGCTTTTAGCAGAAGCGAGCACAGAAGTAGACATGAACGATCAC ACACCAAGGAGCGGCCGTTCAAGTGCCAAAAGTGTCGCAGTACCTTTGTCAGACGTGATCTTCTCCTCAGACATGACCGTACCGTGCACGCTAAAGATGGCGGTGTTCCTCTTCACAGTGATGGAAAGCGTCGCGGCGGTCCCAAGGCGGCCAGAACTGTCAGCGGCTCTTCCAAGTCGGCGCTTGCGATTGACACGTCAGCTCTGAGTGAGCAGATTGAAGCTAGTAGCGATGGTATTTTTGATGTGGAAACTGCTGCGATGCTTGTTGCTGATATTCAACATAAAGCTCGCGCAGCTGCTCGAGCCAACAGCGAATTCGGTGCCAGCCCAAGCAGCATGACCTTCCCCTCGAACGGGTCGTCGATGTTGGAACCAACCTACACCAACGCTCCTCTCGCTCTGCACCAGTGGGATGGCTTTGTCCCGCAGGACCCCAAGGCGCACTCGATCACTTCGAACGGATCGATGTCGTTTGATGCCCAGAATCccaaccagctcctcggcggccAGCACGGCAATGGGTTGGCGCCGAATATGCAGGCCATGATCAACTCTCTGCCTCCTTCTGCCGCGGGCACCCCTGCCCCCCAGTCACCGTTTGTGCAGCAACGCGCCGACAGCCCTGCCGATGGCGCTCAGTCGTCCACCTTCAAGGCGCCCATGATCAACAGTGACGAGGAGAGAAACGTGATTCTGGATAACATTCGTGGCAATGACAGCGAGCACGCTATCCCTGAAGGTTTCCGGGTCCCCAGCCTGTCGTCCCTGAACCGCTACCTGGCCACCTACTTTGGCCtgttccaccaccacctgccttTCTTGCACCCCGCTTCGTTCGAGCCCACCCAGGTTTCGCCTGCGCTTCTCTTGGCTGTTCTTTCCATCGGTGCTCTTTATGCCTTTGACCAAGAACAGGCTTACGTGCTCCACATTGGCTCCAAGGTGCTGGTCAACCAGTTCCTCCAGAACAAGGAGAACTTCAGCTCCCGAAAGTGCCCATTGTGGACCATGCAGAGTTCGTTGCTCAACATGATCTTTGCTAGCTGGAGTGGTGACGCCAAGGGTCTCGAGTGGGCCTGTTCCATTAAGGGTCTTCTTGCCAACATGGTCGCCGGGAACCGTTACGAGTTGAAGCTTCGTCAGGAGgctcgtggtggtcgccCGCCGACCCGTGCTGagtgggttgaggatgaaggATGCCGCCGCACCTACTATGCCGTCTACATCTTCTTCGGCCTCCTCACTCTTACGTACAACCACACTCCGGCCATCAGCTTCAACGAGTTTGAGGATCTTCAGCTGCCATCCACCGAGGCCCTCTGGAATCTCAAGGTATCGGAGGATGCCTGGCAAGACCACCTCCGAGCTTCTCCCAGCGTCACCATCATGAAGGCCCACGCCGATCTGTTCCAAGGAGAGGCGCTCAAGTACAGTGCTTTTGCCACTCGTGTCATGATAAATGCGCTCTTCCTCGAAGTCTGGTACCACAAACGCAGCCCCGAGGCCCTGCAGGATGTTCTCACGGAGTACAAGCTTAGGATTGCTTTAGAGACTTGGGAGAAATCTTTGGACCTCTGCGAGCCTGAGACTGTCGCCGTGCCCCTCAGTGCGCCTCACAAGGGCCACCCGCTCATCTTCAACGCCAAGGCCATGTTCCGCAATGCTCGCGCTCGTCTCGAGGTGGACCTTAAGGGAGTCCAGGAAGCTCTGCGGTACCACGAATCGTACGaagtcgccgccgccatggccaacGCTCGGGACCGCGTCAAGCGCTCCAGCGAAATGATCAAGGTCATTCAAGAGTGCTACGACTGCATCGAGACTGCGGTGCGCCAGGGCGTTCGCTGGGTTGCCAGAACCTCGCCGACAAACTGGAGCATCGAGCACCCTCTTTGCGGCATGGATctgatcatcatcctcagctTGTGGCTGTATCGTCTGGAACATGACGAGGAGCAAGCTACTGAGGAAGAGCTAGTCATGTACAACAAGATCCGTGAGCTTCTCGGCAAGGATCTTGATGACCGCTATGTACCGCAGCTGAGCTCGCTGGTGGCCCGTCTCTGGGGTTCCATGCTCGacgaggtggttgtttgggg AATTACTCGCCTCATGGGTGAATCCTTCCGCCTCCACTCTCAAGCTCTCGTCGGCTACGTCGACGATATTGCTGCCTCGTCGAATGTTTCGACACCGTCCATGACCTCTCAGGGCGCGGACGAGGACAGCGTGTACTAA
- the CDC25 gene encoding cell division cycle-related protein (COG:T; EggNog:ENOG503NUVS): MNGLVGSAPPGAMYVRALYDYEADDRTSLSFHEGDIIQVITRLESGWWDGVINGVRGWFPSNYCQIIDELPELEENGEPEQVEEEPDDHPEVYEGEYEDEDGSELDDVEGLPLEGTEGDRLRADFWIPQATPDGRLFYYNTMTGESRADLPLESPSSVTETGPRDRMNLSVPDRTRPPAEMIARGLTRDEEDESDVNSASELEGEALMNMRGSAPVSRRFQMGDGISPAPSMDSMNGQSPVTRARGETFPNGSSAQTPMVSSATAFTSSGFNLPTAATIPRSFFDDGTTPALNWPRLVSNMKKAIDRYREAITCGNRAEYVARAEDISDHLRLLLAAGSGTTDNHSGQPSIISTNKALYPHFRDMMSKFSKLVISSHIAAADWPNAESIQKCLQEADGVLLGVFSYLEVAKQQRGDEIPRLFPGFVIGSNAGGSWQNNGLGPRDAITTNFLEDEEGLVEPNALLDGKLLERLDELKRMVVSSIRELNKNLLVTDKIITPYKHEMIGNAVCAAGSKVLDMFKPWIAMIESIDLSLLDNTFQTPQLADFSTNKQSLYDNISDLILGCQAVAGPLADEWSEVRGQALEERLEYVRNCARALETNSSHIGFSLQLLSEQVSIVLQQQAETRMREEVPTREQPRRMETMPYERPHQRTESLSRPVRPGMPMGSQSFTEGDTMMTTNPYRKDDKLKKFFGEDPTPVQQTLIDDTPEFLRLDHDVDLSWDLKTQPPTVKGGSLMALVEQLTRHDKLDANFNNTFLLTYRSFTSARELFELLVKRFNLQPPEGLTQPEYDQWTNQKQKLIRFRIVNILKNWFDNFWMEDPSEEATKQLLRDVYNFAKDTVKSTETPGSGPLMTVLDQRLNGKEAGARRMIQTVNQNTPAPIMPKNMKKLKFLDIDVTEFARQLTIIESRLYGKIKPTECLNKTWQKKVGEGEPEPAPNVKALILHSNQMTNWVAEMILSQTDVRKRVVVIKHFVAVADKCRGLNNFSTLTSIISALGTAPIARLKRTWDQVPQRIHATLETMRKLMASTKNFGEYREALHAQQPPCIPFFGVYLTDLTFIEDGIPSIIKKTNLINFAKRAKTAEVIRDIQQYQNVAYSLQPVPELQDYILSNMQAAGDVHEMYDKSLQIEPREREDEKISFGRVWVPMKSERGMRYT, encoded by the exons ATGAACGGCCTCGTGGGGTCGGCACCTCCTGGTGCCATGTACGTCAGGGCGCTCTATGATTACGAGGCTGATGACAGGACGAGCTTGAGCTTTCACGAAGGCGACATTATCCAGGTCATTACTCGGCTCGAGAGCGGATGGTGGGACGGTGTCATCAACGGCGTCAGAGGCTGGTTTCCTAGTAATTACTGCCAGATCATTGATGAACTCCCAGAGCTTGAAGAAAACGGCGAGCCAGAacaggtcgaggaggaaccTGATGACCACCCGGAAGTATACGAAGGAGAGtatgaggatgaagatggctcCGAACTTGACGATGTCGAGGGCCTTCCCCTCGAGGGAACCGAAGGCGACAGGCTGAGGGCCGATTTCTGGATCCCTCAAGCCACTCCAGACGGCAGGCTATTCTACTACAACACCATGACGGGCGAGAGCAGAGCGGACCTGCCACTCGAGTCTCCCTCTTCGGTGACCGAGACAGGCCCAAGAGATCGCATGAATCTTAGTGTTCCCGACCGAACAAGGCCGCCGGCCGAAATGATTGCCAGAGGGCTGACccgagacgaggaggacgaatCGGACGTCAACTCGGCATCCGAACTAGAAGGCGAGGCTCTGATGAACATGCGAGGCTCAGCG CCTGTTTCACGCCGATTCCAGATGGGTGACGGTATTTCTCCAGCACCATCCATGGATTCTATGAACGGACAGTCGCCGGTGACGAGAGCTCGCGGCGAGACGTTTCCAAACGGCAGCTCAGCTCAGACCCCAATGGTATCTTCAGCCACTGCGTTTACCAGCTCCGGGTTCAACCTGCCTACTGCTGCAACGATTCCGCGATCCTTTTTCGACGACGGAACGACACCTGCACTCAACTGGCCTCGTTTGGTGTCCAACATGAAGAAGGCTATTGACCGCTACAGGGAGGCCATCACGTGTGGCAACAGGGCAGAGTATGTTGCACGCGCTGAAGACATCTCAGATCACTTGCGCCTTCTCTTGGCAGCAGGCTCCGGAACGACCGACAACCACTCAGGCCAACCCTCGATCATCTCGACAAACAAGGCGCTCTACCCGCATTTCCGTGACATGATGTCCAAGTTTAGCAAGCTCGTCATCTCTTCACACATCGCGGCGGCGGACTGGCCCAACGCCGAGTCGATACAAAAATGCCTGCAGGAAGCCGACGGCGTCCTGCTAGGTGTCTTTAGCTATCTTGAGGTTGCAAAGCAGCAACGAGGCGACGAGATTCCACGACTGTTCCCAGGCTTTGTTATTGGGTCGAATGCGGGTGGCAGCTGGCAGAACAATGGACTAGGTCCTCGtgacgccatcaccaccaactttctcgaggatgaggaaggccTGGTTGAACCAAATGCCCTCCTGGATGGCAAGCTTCTGGAGCGGCTTGATGAGCTGAAAAGGATGGTGGTCTCGAGCATCCGTGAGCTGAATAAGAACCTGCTGGTTACGGACAAGATCATCACTCCCTACAAGCACGAAATGATTGGAAATGCTGTTTGCGCCGCCGGCAGCAAGGTACTGGATATGTTCAAGCCCTGGATTGCCATGATTGAATCAATCGACCTCTCGCTGCTGGACAACACGTTCCAAACGCCGCAACTTGCCGACTTTAGCACCAACAAGCAGAGTTTATATGATAATATCTCTGATTTGATTCTGGGTTGTCAAGCAGTGGCTGGTCCGTTGGCGGACGAGTGGTCAGAGGTGAGGGGTCAAGCTCTGGAGGAACGGCTGGAGTATGTCCGAAACTGCGCACGAGCACTGGAGACGAATTCATCCCATATCGGATTCTCGCTCCAGCTTCTTTCCGAGCAGGTTTCGATTGTCTTGCAGCAACAGGCCGAGACGCGCATGCGGGAAGAAGTGCCCACGCGAGAGCAACCAAGAAGGATGGAGACCATGCCATATGAGCGACCGCATCAGCGGACAGAGTCGCTGTCGCGGCCTGTCAGACCGGGAATGCCTATGGGGTCGCAGTCGTTTACTGAAGGTGACACCATGATGACGACTAACCCGTACCGGAAGGATGACAAGCTTAAGAAGTTCTTTGGAGAAGACCCTACCCCGGTGCAGCAAACGTTGATCGACGACACCCCCGAGTTCTTGAGGCTGGACCACGATGTCGACCTTTCCTGGGACCTCAAGACCCAACCGCCAACGGTCAAGGGTGGTTCCCTGATGGCCTTGGTGGAGCAACTTACACGGCACGACAAGCTCGAcgccaacttcaacaacacctttCTTCTTACCTATCGGTCGTTCACATCAGCACGAGAGCTCTTTGAGCTTTTGGTGAAGAGGTTCAACCTGCAACCGCCAGAAGGACTGACCCAACCCGAGTATGACCAGTGGACAAACCAGAAACAAAAACTGATCCGCTTCCGCATCGTCAATATCTTGAAGAACTGGTTCGACAACTTCTGGATGGAGGACCCAAGCGAGGAAGCCACGAAGCAGCTGTTGCGGGATGTTTACAACTTTGCCAAGGACACGGTCAAATCCACCGAGACGCCCGGTTCGGGTCCTCTGATGACGGTACTCGACCAGCGACTGAATGGCAAGGAGGCGGGCGCCCGCCGTATGATTCAGACGGTCAACCAGAACACGCCAGCTCCCATCATGCCAAAGAAcatgaagaagctcaagttCCTCGACATCGACGTTACCGAGTTCGCCCGCCAGCTCACGATTATCGAGTCCCGTCTGTACGGCAAGATCAAGCCAACCGAGTGTCTGAACAAGACCTGGCAGAAgaaggttggagagggagagccAGAGCCTGCTCCGAACGTGAAGGCCCTAATTCTTCATTCTAATCAAATGACCAATTGGGTGGCTGAGATGATCTTGTCACAGACCGACGTGAGGAAACGCGTCGTTGTCATCAAGCACTTTGTGGCGGTTGCCGACAAGTGCCGTGGGCTCAACAACTTTTCGACCCTCACATCCATCATCTCCGCCTTGGGTACTGCGCCTATTGCCCGCCTCAAGCGGACATGGGATCAAGTGCCGCAGCGCATTCACGCCACCCTGGAGACGATGCGTAAGTTGATGGCCAGCACCAAGAACTTTGGCGAGTACAGAGAAGCGCTGCACGCCCAGCAGCCCCCCTGCATTCCCTTCTTTGGTGTTTACCTGACCGACTTGACCTTCATCGAGGACGGCATCCCGtccatcatcaagaagactAACCTCATCAACTTTGCCAAGCGAGCGAAGACGGCCGAAGTGATCCGGGACATTCAGCAGTACCAGAATGTGGCTTACTCGCTCCAGCCGGTCCCCGAGCTCCAGGATTACATACTCAGCAACATGCAGGCGGCGGGAGACGTGCACGAGATGTACGACAAGAGCTTGCAGATTGAGCCGCGCGAGCGGGAAGACGAAAAGATC AGTTTTGGCCGAGTCTGGGTTCCTATGAAGAGCGAAAGGGGGATGCGATATACTTGA